The following proteins come from a genomic window of Henningerozyma blattae CBS 6284 chromosome 4, complete genome:
- the TBLA0D00290 gene encoding uncharacterized protein (ancestral locus Anc_2.116) — protein sequence MNSKKSLKEILDSENIDFDDDIIEDNKVNIENSKDEVFADVENNDGDNDTSTICIECENEKWIIICQDCQDNFCEDCFNSIHKTGTRREHTFINTKIQENDIKASNANTIDVTGNNDHDNPDDEGNISNELEDRSFKVSNSISEGKLLKYLQKNISFIPMRLTYEERYLLKLLEATLEVSEYTNNVDILSYESKTKRIVKQLKELCSILSGLVIASNFKIGLKLIENKEYKKFSNWFKKIFEIGRRYKIMNPEKMKSNYGKLVYILMDSMLPEIESIMEFNLYKPINTIESFLIENNSKNTDNNEIYQMFRDNLILDATSYISSIGKTRTQINKLIKKKESAIETLANKYGKINGFDDEKIRQIIYSIDDFNTYTFMNRTPILRMQRRLDLFLEPEIMKKYPIGIKYGRGGSKLTHDHSKQYHYVQQSLMIWSIVQREMIHLWYLADLDLFSTTHYQLANTGHGLNRIKACPLIYKEMVKIIGECKMSSKEWIGSSVIHLGDHAVPNALFFLDKYIQIPNILMPFDNTINKIDEYVSHDVFFSEYITKEYGSTKDLKLIILQDSFTHMFDGSGADNFFMSGSCIDGRLTSAWNFCNELSKKKYYNIFLLTGFTGFNGNEGF from the coding sequence AtgaattctaaaaaatctttaaaagaGATACTAGAttctgaaaatattgattttgatgatgatatcattgaagataataaagtaaatattgaaaattcaaaagatgAAGTGTTTGCTGAtgttgaaaataatgatgggGATAATGATACCTCTACAATATGTATTGAGTGTGAAAACGAAAAATGGATTATAATTTGCCAAGATTGCCAAGATAATTTCTGTGAAGattgttttaattcaatCCATAAAACTGGTACAAGACGTGAGCACACTTTTATCAATACAAAAAtacaagaaaatgatattaaagcTTCTAATGCAAATACTATTGATGTTACCGGAAATAATGATCACGATAACCCTGACGATGAGGGAAACATTTCCaatgaattagaagatcGCTCCTTCAAAGTGTCTAATTCAATTAGTGAGGGAAAGttgttaaaatatttgcaaaaaaatatttcatttattcCAATGAGATTAACCTATGAAGAGAGATACCttctaaaattattagaagcCACATTAGAAGTTTCTGAATATACCAACAATGTTGATATACTATCTTATGAGTCAAAAACTAAAAGAATtgtaaaacaattaaaagaattatgtTCTATATTATCTGGTCTTGTAATTGCATCTAACTTTAAAATtggtttaaaattaatCGAAAACAAGGAATACAagaaattttctaattggtttaaaaaaatttttgaaattggtAGAAGATATAAGATTATGAATCCCGAAAAGATGAAATCTAATTATGGTAAGCTTGTCTACATATTAATGGATTCTATGTTACCTGAAATAGAATCAATTATGGAGTTCAATTTGTATAAGCCAATCAATACCATCGagtcatttttaattgaaaacaaTTCAAAGAATACAGATAACAatgaaatttatcaaatgttTCGAGATAATTTGATTCTTGATGCAACAAGTTATATTTCCTCCATTGGTAAAACAAGAACCcagataaataaattaattaaaaaaaaagaaagtgCCATTGAAACCTTAGCTAATAAATATGGTAAAATCAACGGCTTTGATGACGAAAAAATCCgccaaattatttattcaatcGATGACTTTAATACTTATACATTTATGAATAGAACCCCTATTTTAAGAATGCAAAGAAGATTAGATTTATTTCTAGAACCagaaattatgaaaaaatacCCGATAGGTATTAAATATGGTAGAGGTGGTTCTAAATTAACTCATGACCATAGTAAACAATACCATTACGTCCAACAATCTTTGATGATTTGGTCAATTGTTCAACGAGAAATGATACATCTTTGGTACTTAGCTGATTTAGATCTTTTCAGTACCACACATTATCAATTGGCAAATACAGGTCATGGTTTAAATAGAATCAAAGCGTGtcctttaatttataaagaAATGGTCAAAATTATTGGTGAATGTAAGATGAGTAGTAAAGAATGGATTGGATCATCTGTTATTCATTTAGGTGATCACGCTGTCCCTAATGCGttatttttcttagataaatatattcaaatccCAAATATCTTAATGCCATTCGATAATACaatcaataaaatagaTGAATATGTTTCCCACGATGTATTTTTCTCTGAATACATTACTAAGGAATATGGTTCTACaaaagatttgaaattgatcATCCTACAAGATTCGTTCACTCATATGTTTGATGGATCAGGTGCtgataatttctttatgaGTGGCTCTTGTATTGATGGTAGATTAACCTCGGCCTGGAATTTTTGTAATGAATTAtccaaaaagaaatattataatatctTCTTGTTGACCGGTTTCACTGGATTTAATGGTAACGAAggattttga
- the PGA2 gene encoding Pga2p (similar to Saccharomyces cerevisiae PGA2 (YNL149C); ancestral locus Anc_2.121): protein MKFVDDIVEQFQDMSILKWIRLVVIVGGYILFRNIVEKELQKRKIKNQIKEDEKAKVEAREKELIEDPLAEVMTESINFGWGNRTRKRVEKQKDLFEKKAELLAQQQQYSHDESDADIEDLLVDD, encoded by the coding sequence ATGAAATTCGTAGATGACATAGTGGAGCAATTCCAAGACATGAGTATTCTAAAATGGATTCGTCTTGTTGTCATAGTTGGTGGCTACATcttatttagaaatatcgttgaaaaagaattgcaaaaaagaaagatcaaaaatcaaattaaagaGGATGAAAAAGCCAAAGTTGAAGCTCGTGAAAAGGAATTGATTGAGGATCCATTAGCTGAAGTCATGACAGAAAGTATTAATTTTGGATGGGGTAACAGAACTAGAAAGAGGgttgaaaaacaaaaagatcTGTTCGAGAAGAAAGCTGAATTATTAGCTCAGCAACAACAGTATTCCCATGATGAATCAGACGCTGATATTGAGGATTTGTTGGTTGATGACTGA
- the RPC31 gene encoding DNA-directed RNA polymerase III subunit C31 (similar to Saccharomyces cerevisiae RPC31 (YNL151C); ancestral locus Anc_2.122), giving the protein MSFRRGGRGGGNAGGNSFLSNLPFGLGYGDVGKNDSTENPVVPLPVNNPITSKERSIAVSYIKFVENVREGPFYTSSISISIMDKKDKKNEEKKDHDIVEEGSINDGIERYSDKYLKKRKIGASIDDHPYYLPVFPKELYQVMGINKKKLLSLSNLNKKDDIYTGKGDSEDVGLSMLEKLKELAEDDDDEKSSNKQNAEAEEDFDEDFEEDEDGDDDYNAEKYFDDGDEDDYGDEEFENAF; this is encoded by the coding sequence ATGAGTTTTCGTAGAGGTGGTCGTGGTGGTGGTAATGCAGGCGGTAACAGTTTTCTAAGTAACTTACCATTTGGATTAGGATATGGAGATGTTGGTAAAAATGATTCGACAGAAAATCCTGTAGTCCCATTGCCTGTAAATAATCCAATTACCTCTAAGGAAAGATCCATTGCAGTTtcttatattaaatttgtgGAGAATGTTAGAGAAGGACCATTTTATACCAGTTCTATAAGTATATCAATAATGGATAAAAAAGAcaagaaaaatgaagaaaaaaaagatcaTGATATTGTAGAGGAAGGCAGTATTAATGACGGGATTGAAAGATACTctgataaatatttgaaaaagagaaaaattgGGGCATCAATCGATGATCATCCCTATTATTTACCTGTTTTTCCCAAAGAACTATATCAGGTTATGGGtattaataagaaaaaattattatctttatcgaacttgaataaaaaagatgatATATACACTGGTAAAGGTGACTCTGAGGATGTTGGTCTTTCCATgctagaaaaattaaaagaattagccgaagatgatgacgatgaaAAGTCAAGTAATAAACAGAATGCAGAGGCTGAAGAAGattttgatgaagattttgaagaagatgaagatggtgatgatgattataatgctgaaaaatattttgatgatggtgatgaagatgattaTGGTGATGAAGAGTTCGAAAATGCTTTCTGA